DNA from Nocardioides yefusunii:
GCGCTGCCTGACGCACCACCGCGCGGTCACCTGCGATCTCCCGGGCGAACCCGGTGCGAACGAGGTACTCGGCCTCCACCGTGCGAGTGAAGCCACCGACCAACGACGCTGCCCCCGTGGAGAGCGCACGGGTCAGCAGCACCTCGCGAGCGTGCGGGTACGGAGCACGCTGCTCGGAGTGGTGGTCGTCGCCGTCGTCCCAGATCACGACGAGCCCCAGGTCGCGCACCGGTGCGAAAGCCGCCGAACGGGTGCCGACGACGATCCGACGGGTGCCGCGCAGCGCCGCGAGGAACGCGGTGTAGCGGGCCGCGGGACCCACGTCGGCGGCGAGGACGGCATGGCTCTCGGGCCCGGCCACCGCGTGCAGGGCCGCGGAGACCCGGGCGACGTCACGGTGGTCGGGGACACAGATGACGACGCCACGCCCCGAGGCAGCCGTCGCTGCAGCAGCGTGCGCCACCAACGTCGCCCAGTCTGTGCCGGGGACGGCCTGCCAGACCGCACGCGGGGACTCCCCCGCAGCGAGGTGCTGGACGAACGCCGGTCCGTGGGTGTGCATGGACCACGCCTGCTCGGCCGCCGCCGCGTCGTGGACCGACGTGGGCACCACGCCAGGGACCGCTTCGGGAGCCTCGGCCTCAGCGGTGGCATGACGTGGCGGCACCGCGAGACGCAGCACGTCGGCGCGGGCACCGGCGTAGCGGGCCGCGATCTGCTCGGTGAGATCAGCGATCTCCGGCGTCAGCACCGGCTCGGGTGAGACCACTCGACGCAGGGGACGCAGTTGTCCGACGTGGTCGGACTCCTCACCGCGTTCGAGGACGAAGCCGTCGACGTCCTGACCACCGAAGGGCACCTTCACCCGGACACCGGGGCGGCAGTCCTCGTCATACTTCTTCGGGACGAGGTAGTCGAAAGGTCGATCGAGGTGGGCGACGGGGACGTCGACCAGGACTCGGGCGATCGGGTTGGTCTCGGCCGGCTCCGCGTCGGCGGCGCGCTTCTTGTCGCGCCTGCTGACCGAACTCCTGGCCTTGTCGACCTCCTGACGCACGACAGCGCGTACGGAGTCACGAAGGCCGGGCAGCATGTCCAGCTGCCCGGCCTCGTGGATGTCACTCATGGAGACATTGGTACCAGTCCCAGCCGACGAGTTCGCTCCCCAGGGAGCAACCTCACCGGTGGCGGCCGGTGGGTGTCACAGACCTGCAGCAGCGCGCAGGGCCTCGGCACGGTCGGTGATCTCCCAGGTGAAGCCCGGGAGCTCCCGGCCGAAGTGGCCGTACGCAGCGGTCTGGGCGTACTTGGGCTTGAGCAGGTCGAGGTCGCGGACGATCGCGGCCGGGCGGAGGTCGAAGACCTCGAGCACAGCAGCCTGGATCTTCTCGTCCGAGACGACGCCGGTGCCGAAGGTCTCGATGAAGACGCCGACGGGCGCGGCCTTGCCGATGGCGTAGGCGACCTGGGCCTCGCAACGACGGGCCAGACCGGCAGCGACGACGTTCTTGGCGACCCAACGCATGGCGTAGGCAGCCGAACGGTCGACCTTCGACGGGTCCTTGCCGGAGAAGGCACCGCCACCGTGACGAGCCATGCCGCCGTAGGTGTCGATGATGATCTTGCGACCGGTCAGACCGGCGTCCCCCATCGGTCCACCGACGACGAAACGACCCGTCGGGTTGACCAGCAGGCGATAGTCGTCGGACGGGATCTCGAAGGACTCGAGGACCGGGTCGATGACGTTCTGCTTGATCTCGGCCTCGAGCTTGTCGAGGTCGGTCTCCTCCGAGTGCTGGGTGGAGAGGACGACGGTGTCGACGCGAACCGGACGGTTCTCCTCGTCGTACTCGATGGTGACCTGGGTCTTGCCGTCGGGACGCAGGTTCGGCATGGTGCCGTTCTTGCGGACCTCGGACAGACGCTGGGCCAGACGCTGCGCGATGGTGATCGGCAGCGGCATCAGTTCAGGGGTGTCGTCGCAGGCATAACCGAACATGAGGCCCTGGTCGCCGGCTCCCTGGAGGTCCAGCTCGTCGCTGGAGGACTCCACGCGACCCTCGTGGGCCTCGTCGACGCCCTGCGCGATGTCGGCCGACTGCTCACCGATCGCAACGGTGACGCCGCAGGAGTTGCCGTCGAAGCCCTTCTCGGAGGAGTCGTAACCGATCTCCAGGATCTTCTGGCGAACCAGCTGCGCGACCGGGGCGTAGGCCTCGGTGCGCACCTCGCCGGCCACGACCACGAGGCCGGTGGTCAGCAGGGTCTCGACAGCCACACGGCTGGCGGGGTCGTGCTCGAGCAGGTAGTCCAGCACGGTGTCGCTGATCTGGTCAGCGATCTTGTCCGGGTGACCCTCGGTCACCGACTCGGACGTGAACAGGCGTCCAGTCACAGCGTCACTCTCTCCCAGGATGTATGAAGCCCACAGCGTAGATCCCGTCCGCGGGGTGGGACGGTCATCTCACCGATCGAATTGTCTATGAAATCTGTCGCCGAACAGGACTCGTGTCCAGTCGAGGACAGGTGGATCGAACCGGCACCGTGAGATGCCGGTTCGGGTGCGGTCGTTCAGGCCAGGCGCGGAGCCACGGCGTCCCAGATGGCATGGGCCACGGAGACCTTCGAGCCCTCGGGGACGTCGACGGCGTCACCGTCGGCGGCCAGGATCACCACGTCGTTGCGCTCGGAACCGAAGACCGCTCCCCCACTGACGTCGTTGACGACGAGCAGGTCGCACCCCTTGCGGGCCAGCTTGGAACGTCCCAGCTCAAGGACCGATCCGGAGGCGTCACCGGTCTCGGCGGCGAAACCCACCACGACCTGGCCGGCACGGGCTCGGTGGTGCGAGATCTCGGCAAGGATGTCGGGGTTCTGCTCCAGCTCGAGAGCCGGCGCCGAACCGTCGGCGGCCTTCTTGATCTTGTTCTCGCTGCGGTTGGTCGGACGGAAGTCCGCCGGAGCAGCAGCCATGACGACGGCGTCGGCCTCCGCAGTGGCGGCCAGCACCGCAGCGCGCAGCTGCTCGGTGGTCTCCACCGCGACGACGTCCACCCCGGCAGGAGCGGCGAGGGTGACGTTGGCGCTGACCAGGGTGACCCGGGCACCACGGGAGACCGCAGCACGAGCCAGGGCGTAGCCCTGCAGGCCCGAGGAGCGGTTGCCCAGGAAACGGACCGGGTCGAGGTATTCGCGGGTGCCACCGGCAGAGACGACGACGTGCCGTCCGGCCAGGTCGGACTCGGCACCACCGCGGGCCAGGATCTGCACGGCCGTCTCGAAGATCTCCGAGGGGTCGGGCAGACGGCCCTTGCCGGTGTCCTTGCCGGTGAGGCGTCCCGAGGCGGGCTCGAGGACGATGTTCCCGCGCTCGCGCAGGGTCGCGACGTTGGCGACCGTGGCGGGGTGTTCCCACATCTCGGTGTGCATCGCAGGGACGAACACCACCGGGCAGCGCGCGGTGAGCAGGGTGTTGGTCAGGAGGTCGTCGGCGAGACCGTGGGCGGCCTTCGCCATCAGGTCCGCAGTGGCCGGAGCGACGACGACGAGGTCGGCGCCCTGACCGATCCGAACGTGCGGCACCTGGTGCACGCCGTCCCACACGTCGGTGGAGACGGGCTTGCCCGACAGTGCAGCCCAGGTGGGTGCACCGACGAACTCGAGCGCCGCAGCGGTCGGCACGACGGTGACGTCGTGACCCGACTCGGTGAAGCGGCGCAGCACCTCACAGGACTTGTACGCGGCAATGCCGCCGCTCACGCCGAGGACGACACGCGGCCGCGTCCCCGTCGGGGACGCGGCCGGTGCGACCTCCACCGGGACGGCGCCCGGGCGGGAGGTGGGGTTCGTGGTCACTCAGACGTCACTCGACGTCGGCGGCAGCAGCCTGTGCGGCGGCCTCTTCGGCGGCGAGCTCAGCCGGGTCCACGTCCTCGCAGGTGAGGAGGTCCTGGTTGATCTCGCGCAGAGCGATCGAGAGCGGCTTCTCCTGGACGTGGGTGTCCACGAGCGGGCCGACGTACTCGAGCAGGCCCTCGCCCAGCTGCGAGTAGTACGCGTTGATCTGACGGGCGCGCTTCGCGCTGTAGAGGACCAGCTGGTACTTGCTGTCGGTCTTGGTGAGCAGGTCGTCGATCGAGGGGTTCGTCACGCCCACGGCGTCGATCTTGGGAGCAGCCACTCGTTCAGCCTCGCTGGTTCTTCTCGGCGGTCGTCACCGGGGTGCCGGCGACGGGTACTTGCAAATAGACAGGATACGCCCTGTCCGGGCGTACGACCGACCCCTGAAGGGATCAGACGCGGGATTTGAGCAACGTTACCAATTCCTCGGCAGCCACAGGAACTTCGTGGTTGACGATGGTGACGTCGAACTCGGCCTCGGCGGCCAGCTCCACGCGAGCGGTCGCCAGGCGGCGCTCGCGCTCCTCCTCGGTCTCGGTGCCGCGACCGACGAGGCGTCGCTCGAGCTCCTCGAACGACGGCGGAGCCAGGAAGACCAGGAGTGCCTCCGGCATGTTCGCGCGGACCTGACGCGCGCCCTGGAGATCGATCTCCAGCATCGCGGGTCGACCCTCGGCGATCGCCTGGACCACGGGGGTACGGGGGGTGCCGTAGCGGGCGACCTTGTGGACGGTCGCCCACTCGAGCAGGTCGTCCTCGGCGATCATGCGGTCGAACTCGGCGTCGTCGACGAAGTGGTAGTGCACTCCGTCGATCTCACCGGGACGAGCCTTGCGGGTGGTCGCGCTGACCGAGACCCAGACCTCGGGGTGCGCCTCGCGCACGGCCGCGGCCACGGTTCCCTTGCCCACGGCGGTGGGCCCGGCGAGCACGACCAGACGGTGCTGGCCCTGCTCGGTGCTGCCGGCCTCCGTGGGGGTCACTGCATCGGTCACTGGGCTGCGAACTCGGTCTCGAGGGCGGCGATCTGCTTGACACCGAGGCCACGCACGCGGCGGCTCTCGGCGATCGCGAGACGCTCCATCAGGGCCTTGGCCTTGACCTTGCCGACGCCCGGCATGGACTGCAGCAGGTCGACGACGCGCATCTTGCCGACGACGTCGTTCTCCTGGCCCTCGGCGATGACCTCCATGATGGAGACCTCGGCGGCCTTCAGGCGGTTCTTGACAGCGGCGCGCTCGCGGCGCGAGGCAGCAGCCTTGTCCAGGGCGGCCTGGCGCTGTTCGGGGGTGAGCTCGGGGAGTGCCACGTCAGGTTCCTCGTTGATCTATGTGGTGGGGGTTCCGCTCGCGCGGCCGACCCAGATTAGTCGGGGGTTCTCGCTGGCAGCAATCGAGGCCGGAGGGACCGGGCTCGAAGTGTGTCCAGCATCCCAGTCGGTGACGGCGGAGGAGACTCGCCGGCCCCGAGCGGCGGCGTGCGCTCCCCCACCGTTCGCCCGGACGGGGTGATGTCTGCGGTGGGACTCAGCGCCCCAGGACGGCGACCTCGTCGTTGGCCGCACGGGCCGCGTCGGCCAGCGCCGTGGCCGAGGGGCCTGCCTGCAGGACGCCACGGCTGGTGCTGGGGACCACGTTGGCGGCCGCGTCACCGAAGATCCGCTGCATGTCGGCCACGGTGCCGCCCTGGGCGCCGAAGCCGGGGACCAGCAGCGGTCCGTTGATGGCCAGCGACGTGCCCGGGTCGGCGATCGTCGCGCCCACCACGGCGCCGAAGCTGCCCAGCGGGGAGGCGTCGGCGTTGAGGGCGCGCAGGTCGTCGAGGATCGAGGCAGCCACGGTACGGCCGTCGGCAGTGATCGAACGCTGCACCGAGGCACCTTCGGGGTTCGAGGTGAGCGCGAGCGCGAAGATGCCGGCGCCGGTGCGGCGGGCAGTCTCCACGAACGGGTCGAGCGAACCGAAGCCGAGGTAGGGGCTCACGGTGACGGCATCGGAGGCGAGGTCGGAACGCGGGTCCATGTAGGCATCCGCGTAGGCCTGCGAGGTCGAACCGATGTCGCCGCGCTTGACGTCCATGCAGACCAGCGCGCCGGCCTCACGGGCGGCCTCGACGACGCGAGCCAGGACGGCCACACCACGGGAACCGAAGCGCTCGAAGAAGGCGGCCTGCGGCTTCACGATCGAGACGTGCGGCGCGATCGCCTCGGTCGCGGTGAGCGCGAACTTCTCCATGCCGGCGAGGGTGTCCTCGAGGCCCCACGAGGCGAGCAGGGAGGCGTGCGGGTCGATGCCGACGCAGACGCGTCCGCGGGCCTCGATCGCGGCGGCCAGACGGGCGCCGAAGGGGACGGGCGAAGAGGTGCTCATCAGATCTCCTGGTCCGGACGCGGGACGAGGGAGACGCCTCGACGTCTCCCTCGCTCCGTGTCCACGTGTGTGTCTTCTGCTGCGACCCGTGGGACCGTCAGCGGCCTGCGAGACCGCGCACGATCCTGCGCGGCCACAGCGGGCCCTCGTAGATGAACGCGGTGTAGCCCTGCAGCAGGTCGGCACCGGCCTCGAGGCGCGCAGCGGCGTCCTCGGGGGTGGTGATGCCGCCGACGCCGATCAGGGTGAGGTCGTCACCGACCCGTGCGCGCAGCATCCGCATGACCTCCAGCGAGCGCTGGGTCAGCGGGCGACCAGAGAGACCACCGGCACCGATCTCGGTCACCTTCGCGGCGTCCGACTTCAGGCCGTCGCGGGAGATGGTCGTGTTGGTGGCGATGATGCCGTCCAGACCGATCGCGATCGCCATGTCGGCCACGGCGAGGACGTCCTCGTCGCTCAGGTCGGGGGCGATCTTGACCAGCAGCGGGACGCGCTTGTCGCGGTCGGCGGTCACCTCGTCGGCCTTGACCCGCACGGCCTCCAGCAGCGGCTGGAGCTTCTCCACGGCCTGCAGGTCGCGCAGTCCGGGCGTGTTCGGCGAGGAGACGTTGACCACCAGGTAGTCGGCGTGCGGCGCGAGGAGTCGGGTGGACTTCTCGTAGTCCGCGATCGCGTCGTCCTCCTCGACGACCTTCGTCTTGCCGATGTTGACACCGAGCACGACGTCGGAGGCCTTGCCCGAGGCGGCACGGGCGGCGAGGCGCTGGGCCACCGCCTCCGCGCCGTCGTTGTTGAAGCCCATGCGGTTGACGATCGCGCGGTCCTCGGTCAGGCGGAACAGACGCGGCTGGGGGTTGCCCGGCTGCGGCTCACCGGTGACGGTGCCGATCTCGACGTGGCCGAAACCGAGGCCCGCGAGGGCGTCGATGCCGACGGCGTTCTTGTCGAAACCAGCAGCCAGACCCAGGACGTGCGGGAACCGGATGCCCATCGCCTCGACCGGCGAACCGGCCTCGGCGGCGGCCGTGCCGACCACCCGCTGCGTGAGCGGGCGGGCGGCACGGATCGCGGCGAACGCCTTGTGGTGGATCCACTCGGGGTCGGTACGTGCGAAGACCTGCGTGAAGAGCTGGTCGTAGGCCTTGCCGGCCAGGGTCTTCTCGCTCACGCGGTCACGCCGCGGGGAGCGGAGGTGATGGCGGCCCACTCCTGCAGGGAGCGGACGCCGATCTCACCGCTGCGCAGTGCAGCGATGCCCTGGACCGCGGCAGCAGCACCCTGGACGGTGGTGATGCACGGGGTACCGGTCAGCACGGCGGCTGCACGGATCTCGTAACCGTCGTGGCGAGCACCGGTGGCCGAACCGTTGGGCGTGTTGACGATCAGGTCGATCTCGCCGTCCTGGATCATGCCCACGATGGTCTTCTCGCCGTCGGGGCCCACACCGGAGGAGTGCTTGCGCACGACGGTGGAGGTGATGCCGTTGCGGCGCAGGACCTCGGCAGTGCCCTCGGTGGCGAACAGTTCGAAGCCGTAGTCGGCCAGGACGCGGGCGGGGAAGATCATCGTGCGCTTGTCGCGGTTGGCGATCGAGATGAAGACCTTGCCCTCGGTCGGCAGCGGACCGAACGAACCGGCCTGTGCCTTGGCGAACGCGGTGCCGAAGTCGGCGGCGAAGCCCATGACCTCACCGGTCGACTTCATCTCCGGTCCGAGCACGGTGTCGACGAACTGGCCGTCCTTGGTGCGGAAGCGGTTGAACGGGAGGACTGCTTCCTTGACCGCGATCGGGGCGTCGCCCGGCAGGTTGCCGCCGTCGCCCTCGGTCGGGAGCAGGCCCTCGGCGCGCAGATCGGCGATGGTCGCACCCAGCATGACGCGGGAGGCGGCCTTGGCCATCGAGACGCCGGTCGCCTTGGAGACGAACGGGACGGTGCGCGAGGCACGCGGGTTGGCCTCGATCACGTAGAGCACGTCAGCACCCAGAGCGAACTGGATGTTGATCAGGCCGCGCACGCCGACGCCCTGGGCGATGGCGGTGGTGGCGACGCGGATGCGCTCGATCTCGCTGCGTCCCAGGGTGATCGGCGGCAGGGCGCAGGAGGAGTCACCGGAGTGAATACCGGCCTCCTCGATGTGCTCCATGACGCCGCCGAGGAACAGCTCGTTGCCGTCGTAGAGGGCGTCGACGTCGATCTCGACCGCGTCGTCGATGAACCGGTCGATGAGGACCGGACGCTCGTCGCTGATCAGCTCGGTGGCAGCCTCGAGGTAGGTCTCGAGGGTGTCGTCGGAGTAGACGATCTGCATGCCACGTCCGCCGAGGACGTAGGACGGGCGCACCAGGACCGGGTAACCGATGTCGTGGGCGATGGCGCGGGCGTCCTCGAAGGAGACGGCGGTGCCGTGCTTCGGGGAGATCAGGCCGGCCTCGGAGAGGATGCGGCCGAAGGCGCCGCGCTCCTCGGCGAGGTCGATCGCCTCGGGCGAGGTGCCCACGATCGGGACACCGGCGTCCTGCAGGCCCTGGGCCAGGCCCAGCGGGGTCTGACCACCCAGCGTCGCGATGACACCGGCGATCGGGCCGGCCGCACGCTCGGCCTCGACGATCTCGAGGACGTCCTCCAGCGTCAGGGGCTCGAAGTAGAGACGGTCCGAGGTGTCGTAGTCGGTGGAGACGGTCTCGGGGTTGCAGTTCACCATGATGGTGTCGTAGCCGGCCTTCGACAGCTCCTGCGAGGCGTGCACGCAGGAGTAGTCGAACTCGATGCCCTGACCGATGCGGTTGGGGCCCGAGCCGAGGATGATGACGGCCTCGCGCTCACGCGGGACGACCTCGGTCTCCTCGTCGTAGGACGAGTAGTAGTACGGGGTGTTCGCGGCGAACTCGGCGGCGCAGGTGTCGACGGTCTTGTAGACCGGGCGGACGCCCAGGTCGTGGCGCAGGGCGCGGACGTCGGCCTCGACGAGACCACGGATGCCCGCGATCTGGAGGTCGGAGAAACCGTGGCGCTTGGCCAGACGCAGCGTGGCGGCGTCGAGCTCGGGCGCGGCGGCGACCGACTCGGCGACCTCGTTGATCAGGAAGAGCTGGTCGACGTACCAGGGGTCGATCTTGGTGGCGTCGAAGATCTGCTCCTGCGTGGCACCGGCACGGATGGCCAGCATCAGCTTCTGGATGCGACCGTCGTGGGGACGCTTGACGTCCTCCAAGATCGCGTCCAGGTCACCGGCCTCGCCGGCCCAGGTGAACTGCGAGCCCTTGGCCTCCATGGAGCGGAGAGCCTTGTTGAGCGACTCGGAGAAGTTGCGGCCGATCGCCATGACCTCGCCCACCGACTTCATGTGGGTGGTGAGGGTGGAGTCAGCGGTGGGGAACTTCTCGAACGCGAAGCGCGGAACCTTGACGACGACGTAGTCCAGGGTCGGCTCGAACGACGCCGCGGTGGAGCCGTTGGGGCCCGAGGTGATGTCGTTCTCGATCTCGTCGAGCGTGTAGCCGATGGCGACCTTGGCAGCGATCTTGGCGATGGGGTAGCCGGTGGCCTTCGAGGCCAGCGCGGAGGAGCGGGAGACGCGCGGGTTCATCTCGATGACGATGATCCGGCCGTTCTCCGGGTTCACCGCGTACTGGATGTTGCAGCCACCGGTGTCGACGCCGACCTCACGGATGACGTCGATCGCGATGTCGCGCAGCTTCTGGTACTCGCGGTCGGTCAGCGTCTGCGCGGGGGCGACGGTGATCGAGTCGCCGGTGTGGACACCGACCGGGTCGAAGTTCTCGATGGAGCAGATGATGACGACGTTGTCGTTCTTGTCGCGCATCACCTCCAGCTCGTACTCCTTCCACCCGAGGATGGACTCCTCGATCAGGACCTCGGTGGTCGGGGAGGCCGAGAGGCCGGCGCCGGCGATGCGGTGCAGGTCCTCGGGGGTGAAGGCGATGCCCGAGCCCAGGCCGCCCATGGTGAAGGAGGGGCGCACGACGGCCGGGTAACCCAGCTCCTCGACGGCGGCCTCGACCTCGTCCATGGTGTGGCAGATGTAGGAGCGGCAGACCTCGCCACCGACCTTGCGGACGATGTCGTTGAACAGCTCGCGGTTCTCACCACGGTGGATGGCCTCGAAGGAGGCACCGATCATCTCGACGCCGTACTTCTCCAGCACGCCGTTCTCGTGGAGAGCGGTCGCGGTGTTGAGTGCGGTCTGGCCACCCAGCGTCGGCAGGATCGCGTCGGGGCGCTCCTTGGCGATGACCTTCTCGACGAACTCGGGGGTGATCGGCTCCACGTAGGTGGCGTCGGCGAACTCCGGGTCGGTCATGATCGTGGCCGGGTTGGAGTTCACGAGGATGACCCGCAGGCCCTCCTCCTTGAGGATGCGGCACGCCTGGGTGCCGGAGTAGTCGAACTCGCAGGCCTGGCCGATGACGATCGGGCCGGAGCCGATGACGAGGACGGACTTGATGTCTTCACGCTTCGGCATGATCACGCCTC
Protein-coding regions in this window:
- a CDS encoding quinone-dependent dihydroorotate dehydrogenase, yielding MSEKTLAGKAYDQLFTQVFARTDPEWIHHKAFAAIRAARPLTQRVVGTAAAEAGSPVEAMGIRFPHVLGLAAGFDKNAVGIDALAGLGFGHVEIGTVTGEPQPGNPQPRLFRLTEDRAIVNRMGFNNDGAEAVAQRLAARAASGKASDVVLGVNIGKTKVVEEDDAIADYEKSTRLLAPHADYLVVNVSSPNTPGLRDLQAVEKLQPLLEAVRVKADEVTADRDKRVPLLVKIAPDLSDEDVLAVADMAIAIGLDGIIATNTTISRDGLKSDAAKVTEIGAGGLSGRPLTQRSLEVMRMLRARVGDDLTLIGVGGITTPEDAAARLEAGADLLQGYTAFIYEGPLWPRRIVRGLAGR
- the mihF gene encoding integration host factor, actinobacterial type, with the protein product MALPELTPEQRQAALDKAAASRRERAAVKNRLKAAEVSIMEVIAEGQENDVVGKMRVVDLLQSMPGVGKVKAKALMERLAIAESRRVRGLGVKQIAALETEFAAQ
- a CDS encoding primosomal protein N'; protein product: MSDIHEAGQLDMLPGLRDSVRAVVRQEVDKARSSVSRRDKKRAADAEPAETNPIARVLVDVPVAHLDRPFDYLVPKKYDEDCRPGVRVKVPFGGQDVDGFVLERGEESDHVGQLRPLRRVVSPEPVLTPEIADLTEQIAARYAGARADVLRLAVPPRHATAEAEAPEAVPGVVPTSVHDAAAAEQAWSMHTHGPAFVQHLAAGESPRAVWQAVPGTDWATLVAHAAAATAASGRGVVICVPDHRDVARVSAALHAVAGPESHAVLAADVGPAARYTAFLAALRGTRRIVVGTRSAAFAPVRDLGLVVIWDDGDDHHSEQRAPYPHAREVLLTRALSTGAASLVGGFTRTVEAEYLVRTGFAREIAGDRAVVRQAALVDAHWLQDRSVATRIPQRVVQMMKQALAEGPVLVQTPRTGYLPTLACERCRTPARCSACTGPLHLDSPIEPPSCRWCGQTHPGWRCTECGHHGMRAPVIGRDRTAEELGRLLPGVTVRSSGGDRILDSIGTKPVVVVATPGAEPVAEGGYAAVVLLDVWLSLGRAELRADEEVLRKWLNAAGLVRTGARVAVVGDPSLPVIQALVRWDPAGFAAREIETRVETHLPPAVRMATVTGTEAALEEALRLVDMPDVVEVLGPVPVDEDAVPNVGDEPQMRYVLRVPRAMGATLSQALGDMQRARAAHRATPVRVRVDPLSL
- the metK gene encoding methionine adenosyltransferase, whose amino-acid sequence is MTGRLFTSESVTEGHPDKIADQISDTVLDYLLEHDPASRVAVETLLTTGLVVVAGEVRTEAYAPVAQLVRQKILEIGYDSSEKGFDGNSCGVTVAIGEQSADIAQGVDEAHEGRVESSSDELDLQGAGDQGLMFGYACDDTPELMPLPITIAQRLAQRLSEVRKNGTMPNLRPDGKTQVTIEYDEENRPVRVDTVVLSTQHSEETDLDKLEAEIKQNVIDPVLESFEIPSDDYRLLVNPTGRFVVGGPMGDAGLTGRKIIIDTYGGMARHGGGAFSGKDPSKVDRSAAYAMRWVAKNVVAAGLARRCEAQVAYAIGKAAPVGVFIETFGTGVVSDEKIQAAVLEVFDLRPAAIVRDLDLLKPKYAQTAAYGHFGRELPGFTWEITDRAEALRAAAGL
- the carB gene encoding carbamoyl-phosphate synthase large subunit encodes the protein MPKREDIKSVLVIGSGPIVIGQACEFDYSGTQACRILKEEGLRVILVNSNPATIMTDPEFADATYVEPITPEFVEKVIAKERPDAILPTLGGQTALNTATALHENGVLEKYGVEMIGASFEAIHRGENRELFNDIVRKVGGEVCRSYICHTMDEVEAAVEELGYPAVVRPSFTMGGLGSGIAFTPEDLHRIAGAGLSASPTTEVLIEESILGWKEYELEVMRDKNDNVVIICSIENFDPVGVHTGDSITVAPAQTLTDREYQKLRDIAIDVIREVGVDTGGCNIQYAVNPENGRIIVIEMNPRVSRSSALASKATGYPIAKIAAKVAIGYTLDEIENDITSGPNGSTAASFEPTLDYVVVKVPRFAFEKFPTADSTLTTHMKSVGEVMAIGRNFSESLNKALRSMEAKGSQFTWAGEAGDLDAILEDVKRPHDGRIQKLMLAIRAGATQEQIFDATKIDPWYVDQLFLINEVAESVAAAPELDAATLRLAKRHGFSDLQIAGIRGLVEADVRALRHDLGVRPVYKTVDTCAAEFAANTPYYYSSYDEETEVVPREREAVIILGSGPNRIGQGIEFDYSCVHASQELSKAGYDTIMVNCNPETVSTDYDTSDRLYFEPLTLEDVLEIVEAERAAGPIAGVIATLGGQTPLGLAQGLQDAGVPIVGTSPEAIDLAEERGAFGRILSEAGLISPKHGTAVSFEDARAIAHDIGYPVLVRPSYVLGGRGMQIVYSDDTLETYLEAATELISDERPVLIDRFIDDAVEIDVDALYDGNELFLGGVMEHIEEAGIHSGDSSCALPPITLGRSEIERIRVATTAIAQGVGVRGLINIQFALGADVLYVIEANPRASRTVPFVSKATGVSMAKAASRVMLGATIADLRAEGLLPTEGDGGNLPGDAPIAVKEAVLPFNRFRTKDGQFVDTVLGPEMKSTGEVMGFAADFGTAFAKAQAGSFGPLPTEGKVFISIANRDKRTMIFPARVLADYGFELFATEGTAEVLRRNGITSTVVRKHSSGVGPDGEKTIVGMIQDGEIDLIVNTPNGSATGARHDGYEIRAAAVLTGTPCITTVQGAAAAVQGIAALRSGEIGVRSLQEWAAITSAPRGVTA
- the rpoZ gene encoding DNA-directed RNA polymerase subunit omega, producing MAAPKIDAVGVTNPSIDDLLTKTDSKYQLVLYSAKRARQINAYYSQLGEGLLEYVGPLVDTHVQEKPLSIALREINQDLLTCEDVDPAELAAEEAAAQAAAADVE
- the coaBC gene encoding bifunctional phosphopantothenoylcysteine decarboxylase/phosphopantothenate--cysteine ligase CoaBC, whose product is MEVAPAASPTGTRPRVVLGVSGGIAAYKSCEVLRRFTESGHDVTVVPTAAALEFVGAPTWAALSGKPVSTDVWDGVHQVPHVRIGQGADLVVVAPATADLMAKAAHGLADDLLTNTLLTARCPVVFVPAMHTEMWEHPATVANVATLRERGNIVLEPASGRLTGKDTGKGRLPDPSEIFETAVQILARGGAESDLAGRHVVVSAGGTREYLDPVRFLGNRSSGLQGYALARAAVSRGARVTLVSANVTLAAPAGVDVVAVETTEQLRAAVLAATAEADAVVMAAAPADFRPTNRSENKIKKAADGSAPALELEQNPDILAEISHHRARAGQVVVGFAAETGDASGSVLELGRSKLARKGCDLLVVNDVSGGAVFGSERNDVVILAADGDAVDVPEGSKVSVAHAIWDAVAPRLA
- the gmk gene encoding guanylate kinase; its protein translation is MTPTEAGSTEQGQHRLVVLAGPTAVGKGTVAAAVREAHPEVWVSVSATTRKARPGEIDGVHYHFVDDAEFDRMIAEDDLLEWATVHKVARYGTPRTPVVQAIAEGRPAMLEIDLQGARQVRANMPEALLVFLAPPSFEELERRLVGRGTETEEERERRLATARVELAAEAEFDVTIVNHEVPVAAEELVTLLKSRV
- the pyrF gene encoding orotidine-5'-phosphate decarboxylase; amino-acid sequence: MSTSSPVPFGARLAAAIEARGRVCVGIDPHASLLASWGLEDTLAGMEKFALTATEAIAPHVSIVKPQAAFFERFGSRGVAVLARVVEAAREAGALVCMDVKRGDIGSTSQAYADAYMDPRSDLASDAVTVSPYLGFGSLDPFVETARRTGAGIFALALTSNPEGASVQRSITADGRTVAASILDDLRALNADASPLGSFGAVVGATIADPGTSLAINGPLLVPGFGAQGGTVADMQRIFGDAAANVVPSTSRGVLQAGPSATALADAARAANDEVAVLGR